Proteins from a single region of Anastrepha ludens isolate Willacy chromosome 5, idAnaLude1.1, whole genome shotgun sequence:
- the LOC128862974 gene encoding ATP-dependent RNA helicase DDX47: MGTSEEDENSSNGSSEEEEVDEVLSGDEEAAEDDESEDGLDGVDEEEPDEKVESSVTWKDLGLTDVLCKACEELKWKAPSKIQKEAIPVGLQGKDIIGLAETGSGKTGAFALPILQALLDNPQRYFALILTPTRELAFQISEQFEALGSSIGVKCCVVVGGMDMVSQALQLAKKPHIIIATPGRLVDHLENMKGFNLKAIKYLVMDEADRILNMDFETELDKILKVLPRERRTFLFSATMTKKVKKLQRASLKDPVKVEVSNKYQTVEQLQQYYIFIPVKYKDVYLVHIINELAGNSFMIFCSTCANTVRTALMLRALGLAAIPLHGQMSQNKRLAALNKFKAKNRSILISTDVASRGLDIPHVDVVLNFDIPTHSKDYIHRVGRTARAGRSGKAVTFVTQYDVELYQRIEHLLGKQLPIYPCEEDEVMALQERVSEAQRTAKLELKDLEDSKGSKKGKYKKGGDDYDDSEQFTGARKRMKPQGGGGGKKNWKKAKRK; encoded by the exons ATGGGTACTTCAGAAGAGGACGAAAATTCTTCAAATGGGAGTAGTGAAGAGGAGGAAGTCGATGAGGTATTGTCCGGTGATGAAGAAGCTGCAGAAGACGATGAAAGCGAAGATGGATTGGATGGAGTAGATGAAGAAGAGCCAGACGAAAAGGTCGAAAGCTCTGTTACATGGAAAGACCTT gGCTTAACAGATGTATTGTGTAAAGCATGTGaggaattgaaatggaaagcacctTCAAAAATACAGAAGGAAGCCATACCAGTAGGATTGCAAGGGAAAGATATAATAGGATTGGCTGAAACTGGTTCTGGTAAGACGGGTGCATTTGCTTTACCAATACTGCAAGCACTGCTGGATAATCCGCAAAGGTATTTTGCGCTCATACTAACGCCTACACGTGAATTGGCCTTTCAGATATCGGAACAGTTTGAAGCTCTAG GTAGTTCGATTGGTGTTAAATGTTGCGTTGTCGTTGGTGGCATGGATATGGTTTCCCAGGCATTGCAACTTGCGAAAAAGCCTCATATAATTATAGCAACTCCCGGGCGCTTGGTTGATCATTTGGAAAACATGAAAGGTTTTAATCTAAAGGCTATAAAATACTTGGTCATGGATGAAGCTGACCGAATTCTGAATATGGACTTCGAAACAGAACTGgataaaatattgaaagtctTGCCGCGCGAACGTCGCACATTTTTATTCAGTGCAACTATGACGAAGAAAGTGAAGAAGTTACAACGAGCTTCGTTAAAAGATCCAGTTAAGGTGGAGGTTTCCAACAAGTATCAAACGGTTGAGCAATTGCAACAATACTATATCTTTATACCAGTGAAATATAAAGACGTCTATTTGGTCCACATAATAAATGAGTTGGCGGGCAATAGCTTTATGATATTTTGCAGTACCTGCGCAAATACTGTACGTACGGCGTTAATGCTCCGTGCATTGGGTCTAGCTGCTATACCCTTACATGGTCAAATGTCACAAAATAAGCGTTTAGCTGCATTAAACAAATTCAAAGCGAAAAATCGTTCGATACTTATTTCCACAGATGTTGCATCTCGTGGTCTTGACATACCGCACGTGGATGTGGTTTTGAATTTTGACATCCCTACGCATAGTAAAGACTACATACACCGTGTTGGCCGTACAGCTCGTGCGGGTCGCTCTGGCAAAGCAGTCACTTTTGTTACTCAGTACGATGTTGAGTTATATCAACGAATTGAACACCtgcttggaaaacagttgccaatATATCCTTGTGAGGAGGACGAAGTAATGGCACTGCAAGAGAGAGTGAGTGAAGCGCAACGTACAGCGAAATTGGAACTGAAGGATTTGGAGGATAGTAAAGgtagtaaaaaaggaaaatacaaGAAAGGTGGAGATGACTACGATGACTCCGAACAATTTACTGGCGCTCGAAAACGTATGAAGCCGCAAGGTGGTGGTGGAGGTAAGAAAAACTGGAAGAAGGCGAAAAGGAAATAG